A portion of the Cryptomeria japonica chromosome 5, Sugi_1.0, whole genome shotgun sequence genome contains these proteins:
- the LOC131876249 gene encoding uncharacterized protein LOC131876249 yields the protein MNALRVLDLSRTALQSLPKNFGSLKNLVSLTLCSVPIRKLPYSVANLKNLEVLDLYHSDITQLPSSISKLTSLKYLNAASCQNLQCLPNGISRLTSMEYLNAGGSRNIVWYKCRRGRLSITDLGNIYQLKRLVLTNNGEIIREEMLGNMKQMQSLFLDLTETEWLPHDMTAMSKLRTLWLACPQLIQMEDSLYGFQNLGYLRLFNCAKLKQLPQLQKLENLRHLQIVKCPNIEKFPDEFGKEGAFPKLEVFSMVEVEKIEQLPKVEVEALSSLKIFTIMKCEALQRFPECYWNLKSVEKRRVYGC from the coding sequence ATGAACGCTCTCAGGGTCCTGGATTTGTCAAGAACTGCGCTCCAGTCCTTGCCTAAAAACTTTGGAAGTTTGAAGAATTTAGTTTCCCTCACATTATGCTCTGTGCCAATAAGGAAACTACCCTACTCTGTCGCTAATCTTAAAAACCTTGAGGTATTAGATCTTTATCATTCTGATATTACACAACTCCCATCCAGCATTTCTAAATTGACTTCCTTAAAATATCTGAATGCTGCTTCTTGTCAGAACCTGCAGTGCCTGCCTAATGGAATCTCACGTCTTACATCTATGGAGTACCTGAATGCAGGTGGTTCTCGAAATATAGTATGGTATAAATGCAGAAGAGGTCGTCTCTCAATTACTGATTTGGGCAACATATACCAACTCAAAAGGTTAGTTCTTACAAATAACGGTGAGATAATTCGAGAAGAAATGCTCGGGAACATGAAGCAGATGCAATCTCTATTTTTAGATCTCACCGAGACGGAATGGCTACCCCATGACATGACTGCTATGTCTAAATTGAGGACACTCTGGCTAGCGTGTCCTCAATTAATCCAAATGGAGGATTCCCTTTATGGATTTCAAAATCTGGGCTACCTAAGATTATTCAACTGTGCCAAGTTGAAACAACTACCTCAATTGCAGAAGCTTGAGAATCTGAGGCACCTACAAATCGTTAAGTGCCCCAACATAGAGAAGTTCCCAGACGAATTTGGCAAGGAAGGAGCATTTCCCAAGCTAGAGGTATTTTCAATGGTGGAGGTGGAGAAGATAGAGCAGCTGCCAAAAGTTGAAGTCGAAGCACTGTCTTCACTCAAAATATTCACAATAATGAAGTGTGAGGCACTGCAGAGGTTTCCAGAATGTTATTGGAATttgaagagtgtagaaaagagaagagTATATGGTTGCTGA